One genomic segment of Scophthalmus maximus strain ysfricsl-2021 chromosome 3, ASM2237912v1, whole genome shotgun sequence includes these proteins:
- the ptpn22 gene encoding tyrosine-protein phosphatase non-receptor type 22 isoform X3 translates to MEEQQAWILRGFLLQLETQEAADEEAPNGFAGEFARLKIQSTRYRMEKTFPTKTAEKQDNIKKNRYKDIVPFDHSRVRLTLTTAENDTDYINASFIEGESGPRAYIATQGPLPHTVLDFLRMLWEYDVKKKSERYWPQKQEQPFVCEPFTVYCDSEENKGDYLTRMLRLTHRNCSRTLTQLHYVNWPDHGVPDAIPPILEMLQEMRSYQDHGDVPICIHCSAGCGRTGALCAIDYTWNLLKKQMITPDFNIYDLVKNMRTQRPSVVQTKEQYELVYRTIKLLFQRHLQSMDAQKCKNEVTMVPCAVTPGAGYKLLDPSPELVLLPKLRHLRDEEREDAPPPPPPPPHPPLPQASELLALQANDAPMERQQGHLLRASPDTAVTSQVLQQQGPRTSPALVHASQGAAAARESESVPSPNPLPSPAVAEAMCAMVEDPYFDTFMSSPSPEAVPADSTEDTNQPTVGPVFGAPSPPLNDRTPRHIPRGSDAAEAHADEEAPPPLPERTPESYVLAVDTDPSDRLSVIIPPNAAAEAVRGLGGSPPSPVPPLPERTPESFELDVDQATAEHIVKVRPVVILNRIGTSSEWSGYSEPAAGAAQRETTPWVRSKSQKVKMTFTAADSPTPSLPDRTPESFILKADTTAPEETSAFCLPPMETRRASPRAGRSHEWDGNSQPKKFLDVVMSRSKSVRAKGSRQEPLTAAWQLAPPTVVVTGAGSAQAEQHDVNCGPSLGAETPGNNAGRGHEKGMSRTRSLKFFRHKQKSPVAPPTLLNQPAAPPPTSSSLFNFGFGNRFRKPKGPRSYPESWF, encoded by the exons atggaggagcagcaggcctGGATACTGAGGGGTTTCCTGCTCCAGCTGGAGACACAGGAGGCCGCGGATGAGGAGGCACCGAACGGCTTTGCCGGGGAGTTCGCC AGATTGAAAATCCAGTCGACCAGGTATCGTATGGAGAAGACCTTCCCCACCAAGACGGCAGAAAAACAGGACAACATCAAGAAGAACCGATACAAGGACATTGTTCCCT TTGACCACAGCAGAGTGAGGCTCACTCTCACCACGGCTGAAAATGACACGGACTACATCAACGCCAGTTTCATCGAG GGAGAGTCAGGTCCCCGGGCGTACATTGCCACTCAGGGTCCTCTGCCCCACACTGTGCTGGACTTCTTGAGGATGCTATGGGAATACGACGTAAAG AAAAAGAGTGAACGCTACTGGCCACAGAAACAAGAGCAGCCGTTTGTTTGTGAGCCTTTCACAGTTTACTGT GATTCTGAGGAAAATAAAGGAGATTATTTGACAAGGATGTTAAGGTTGACTCACCGCAAT tgtagCCGAACTTTGACACAGCTGCACTATGTGAACTGGCCGGATCACGGCGTGCCAGACGCCATCCCTCCCATTCTGGAAATGTTGCAGGAGATGCGTTCCTACCAGGACCACGGCGACGTCCCGATCTGCATCCACTGCAG TGCTGGCTGCGGCAGAACAGGAGCCCTGTGTGCCATCGATTACACCTGGAACCTGTTGAAGAAGCAG ATGATCACTCCAGATTTCAACATCTACGACTTGGTTAAGAACATGAGAACCCAGAGGCCGTCGGTGGTTCAAACCAAG GAACAGTATGAGCTGGTGTACAGAACCATCAAGTTACTCTTTCAGAGACATCTGCAGTCCATGGATGcacagaaatgcaaaaatgag GTGACAATGGTCCCGTGTGCTGTCACGCCTGGCGCCGGGTACAAGCTCCTGGATCCGAGCCCGGAGTTGGTTTTGCTGCCAAAGTTGCGGCACCTGCGggatgaggagagggaagatgcaccaccaccaccaccaccaccaccccacccgCCTTTGCCCCAGGCGTCAGAGCTCCTCGCATTGCAAGCCAATGACGCGCCGATGGAGCGGCAACAAGGGCACCTGCTCCGGGCCTCTCCTGACACGGCGGTCACCAGCcaggtcctgcagcagcagggaccCAGGACCTCGCCCGCACTGGTGCACGCGAGCCAGGGAGCGGCTGCGGCGCGGGAGAGCGAGAGCGTCCCATCACCAAACCCTCTGCCCTCACCAGCTGTGGCAGAAGCCATGTGTGCGATGGTGGAGGACCCTTACTTCGACACCTTTATGAGCTCCCCGTCGCCAGAGGCGGTGCCCGCGGACTCCACCGAGGACACCAACCAGCCGACAGTCGGCCCGGTCTTCGGCGCACCCTCGCCGCCGCTGAACGACCGGACTCCGCGGCACATCCCTCGTGGCTCAG ATGCCGCTGAAGCTCACGCAGACGAGGAGGCACCTCCACCGCTTCCCGAACGAACCCCTGAATCCTATGTTCTGGCCGTGGACACAG ATCCCTCCGATCGTCTGTCGGTCATCATCCCAcctaatgctgctgctgaggctgtCAGGGGGTTAGGAG GCAGCCCCCCGTCGCCTGTCCCCCCACTTCCAGAGAGAACCCCAGAGTCATTTGAGCTGGATGTAGATCAAG CTACCGCGGAGCACATCGTGAAGGTCAGGCCGGTGGTGATTCTGAACCGAATAGGAACGTCCTCAGAATGGTCGGGTTACTCAGAGCCGGCTGCCGGTGCAGCCCAGCGCGAGACGACACCTTGGGTGAGGAGCAAG agtcAGAAGGTAAAAATGACtttcacag ctgcagacagcccgactccctccctccctgacaGAACCCCCGAGTCCTTCATCCTCAAAGCGGACACGA CAGCTCCAGAGGaaacctctgccttctgcctgCCGCCCATGGAGACGCGACGGGCCTCACCGAGGGCGGGCCGGTCCCACGAGTGGGACGGCAACTCTCAGCCCAAGAAATTCCTCGACGTTGTCATGAGCAGAAGCAAG agtGTTCGGGCCAAAGGTTCCAGGCAAG AGCCCCTCACTGCAGCTTGGCAGCTGGCTCCGCCCACTGTGGTCGTGACTGGAGCAGGAAGTG CTCAAGCGGAACAGCACGATGTGAACTGCGGGCCCTCGCTGGGCGCCGAGACGCCAGGAAACAACGCGGGCCGAGGCCACGAGAAGGGGATGTCAAGAACAAGG AGTCTGAAGTTTTTTAGACACAAGCAAAAAT CCCCCGTGGCCCCTCCAACACTTCTGAATCAACCGGCAGCACCACCTCCGACCTCATCGTCACTGTTCAACTTCG GATTTGGAAACCGGTTCAGGAAGCCAAAAGGCCCCCGGAGTTACCCGGAGAGCTGGTTTTGA
- the ptpn22 gene encoding tyrosine-protein phosphatase non-receptor type 22 isoform X4, which yields MEEQQAWILRGFLLQLETQEAADEEAPNGFAGEFARLKIQSTRYRMEKTFPTKTAEKQDNIKKNRYKDIVPFDHSRVRLTLTTAENDTDYINASFIEGESGPRAYIATQGPLPHTVLDFLRMLWEYDVKDSEENKGDYLTRMLRLTHRNCSRTLTQLHYVNWPDHGVPDAIPPILEMLQEMRSYQDHGDVPICIHCSAGCGRTGALCAIDYTWNLLKKQMITPDFNIYDLVKNMRTQRPSVVQTKEQYELVYRTIKLLFQRHLQSMDAQKCKNEVTMVPCAVTPGAGYKLLDPSPELVLLPKLRHLRDEEREDAPPPPPPPPHPPLPQASELLALQANDAPMERQQGHLLRASPDTAVTSQVLQQQGPRTSPALVHASQGAAAARESESVPSPNPLPSPAVAEAMCAMVEDPYFDTFMSSPSPEAVPADSTEDTNQPTVGPVFGAPSPPLNDRTPRHIPRGSDAAEAHADEEAPPPLPERTPESYVLAVDTDPSDRLSVIIPPNAAAEAVRGLGGSPPSPVPPLPERTPESFELDVDQATAEHIVKVRPVVILNRIGTSSEWSGYSEPAAGAAQRETTPWVRSKSQKVKMTFTAADSPTPSLPDRTPESFILKADTTAPEETSAFCLPPMETRRASPRAGRSHEWDGNSQPKKFLDVVMSRSKSVRAKGSRQEPLTAAWQLAPPTVVVTGAGSAQAEQHDVNCGPSLGAETPGNNAGRGHEKGMSRTRSLKFFRHKQKSPVAPPTLLNQPAAPPPTSSSLFNFGFGNRFRKPKGPRSYPESWF from the exons atggaggagcagcaggcctGGATACTGAGGGGTTTCCTGCTCCAGCTGGAGACACAGGAGGCCGCGGATGAGGAGGCACCGAACGGCTTTGCCGGGGAGTTCGCC AGATTGAAAATCCAGTCGACCAGGTATCGTATGGAGAAGACCTTCCCCACCAAGACGGCAGAAAAACAGGACAACATCAAGAAGAACCGATACAAGGACATTGTTCCCT TTGACCACAGCAGAGTGAGGCTCACTCTCACCACGGCTGAAAATGACACGGACTACATCAACGCCAGTTTCATCGAG GGAGAGTCAGGTCCCCGGGCGTACATTGCCACTCAGGGTCCTCTGCCCCACACTGTGCTGGACTTCTTGAGGATGCTATGGGAATACGACGTAAAG GATTCTGAGGAAAATAAAGGAGATTATTTGACAAGGATGTTAAGGTTGACTCACCGCAAT tgtagCCGAACTTTGACACAGCTGCACTATGTGAACTGGCCGGATCACGGCGTGCCAGACGCCATCCCTCCCATTCTGGAAATGTTGCAGGAGATGCGTTCCTACCAGGACCACGGCGACGTCCCGATCTGCATCCACTGCAG TGCTGGCTGCGGCAGAACAGGAGCCCTGTGTGCCATCGATTACACCTGGAACCTGTTGAAGAAGCAG ATGATCACTCCAGATTTCAACATCTACGACTTGGTTAAGAACATGAGAACCCAGAGGCCGTCGGTGGTTCAAACCAAG GAACAGTATGAGCTGGTGTACAGAACCATCAAGTTACTCTTTCAGAGACATCTGCAGTCCATGGATGcacagaaatgcaaaaatgag GTGACAATGGTCCCGTGTGCTGTCACGCCTGGCGCCGGGTACAAGCTCCTGGATCCGAGCCCGGAGTTGGTTTTGCTGCCAAAGTTGCGGCACCTGCGggatgaggagagggaagatgcaccaccaccaccaccaccaccaccccacccgCCTTTGCCCCAGGCGTCAGAGCTCCTCGCATTGCAAGCCAATGACGCGCCGATGGAGCGGCAACAAGGGCACCTGCTCCGGGCCTCTCCTGACACGGCGGTCACCAGCcaggtcctgcagcagcagggaccCAGGACCTCGCCCGCACTGGTGCACGCGAGCCAGGGAGCGGCTGCGGCGCGGGAGAGCGAGAGCGTCCCATCACCAAACCCTCTGCCCTCACCAGCTGTGGCAGAAGCCATGTGTGCGATGGTGGAGGACCCTTACTTCGACACCTTTATGAGCTCCCCGTCGCCAGAGGCGGTGCCCGCGGACTCCACCGAGGACACCAACCAGCCGACAGTCGGCCCGGTCTTCGGCGCACCCTCGCCGCCGCTGAACGACCGGACTCCGCGGCACATCCCTCGTGGCTCAG ATGCCGCTGAAGCTCACGCAGACGAGGAGGCACCTCCACCGCTTCCCGAACGAACCCCTGAATCCTATGTTCTGGCCGTGGACACAG ATCCCTCCGATCGTCTGTCGGTCATCATCCCAcctaatgctgctgctgaggctgtCAGGGGGTTAGGAG GCAGCCCCCCGTCGCCTGTCCCCCCACTTCCAGAGAGAACCCCAGAGTCATTTGAGCTGGATGTAGATCAAG CTACCGCGGAGCACATCGTGAAGGTCAGGCCGGTGGTGATTCTGAACCGAATAGGAACGTCCTCAGAATGGTCGGGTTACTCAGAGCCGGCTGCCGGTGCAGCCCAGCGCGAGACGACACCTTGGGTGAGGAGCAAG agtcAGAAGGTAAAAATGACtttcacag ctgcagacagcccgactccctccctccctgacaGAACCCCCGAGTCCTTCATCCTCAAAGCGGACACGA CAGCTCCAGAGGaaacctctgccttctgcctgCCGCCCATGGAGACGCGACGGGCCTCACCGAGGGCGGGCCGGTCCCACGAGTGGGACGGCAACTCTCAGCCCAAGAAATTCCTCGACGTTGTCATGAGCAGAAGCAAG agtGTTCGGGCCAAAGGTTCCAGGCAAG AGCCCCTCACTGCAGCTTGGCAGCTGGCTCCGCCCACTGTGGTCGTGACTGGAGCAGGAAGTG CTCAAGCGGAACAGCACGATGTGAACTGCGGGCCCTCGCTGGGCGCCGAGACGCCAGGAAACAACGCGGGCCGAGGCCACGAGAAGGGGATGTCAAGAACAAGG AGTCTGAAGTTTTTTAGACACAAGCAAAAAT CCCCCGTGGCCCCTCCAACACTTCTGAATCAACCGGCAGCACCACCTCCGACCTCATCGTCACTGTTCAACTTCG GATTTGGAAACCGGTTCAGGAAGCCAAAAGGCCCCCGGAGTTACCCGGAGAGCTGGTTTTGA
- the ptpn22 gene encoding tyrosine-protein phosphatase non-receptor type 22 isoform X1, which yields MEEQQAWILRGFLLQLETQEAADEEAPNGFAGEFARLKIQSTRYRMEKTFPTKTAEKQDNIKKNRYKDIVPFDHSRVRLTLTTAENDTDYINASFIEGESGPRAYIATQGPLPHTVLDFLRMLWEYDVKVVVMACREFEMAKKKSERYWPQKQEQPFVCEPFTVYCDSEENKGDYLTRMLRLTHRNCSRTLTQLHYVNWPDHGVPDAIPPILEMLQEMRSYQDHGDVPICIHCSAGCGRTGALCAIDYTWNLLKKQMITPDFNIYDLVKNMRTQRPSVVQTKEQYELVYRTIKLLFQRHLQSMDAQKCKNEVTMVPCAVTPGAGYKLLDPSPELVLLPKLRHLRDEEREDAPPPPPPPPHPPLPQASELLALQANDAPMERQQGHLLRASPDTAVTSQVLQQQGPRTSPALVHASQGAAAARESESVPSPNPLPSPAVAEAMCAMVEDPYFDTFMSSPSPEAVPADSTEDTNQPTVGPVFGAPSPPLNDRTPRHIPRGSDAAEAHADEEAPPPLPERTPESYVLAVDTDPSDRLSVIIPPNAAAEAVRGLGGSPPSPVPPLPERTPESFELDVDQATAEHIVKVRPVVILNRIGTSSEWSGYSEPAAGAAQRETTPWVRSKSQKVKMTFTAADSPTPSLPDRTPESFILKADTTAPEETSAFCLPPMETRRASPRAGRSHEWDGNSQPKKFLDVVMSRSKSVRAKGSRQEPLTAAWQLAPPTVVVTGAGSAQAEQHDVNCGPSLGAETPGNNAGRGHEKGMSRTRSLKFFRHKQKSPVAPPTLLNQPAAPPPTSSSLFNFGFGNRFRKPKGPRSYPESWF from the exons atggaggagcagcaggcctGGATACTGAGGGGTTTCCTGCTCCAGCTGGAGACACAGGAGGCCGCGGATGAGGAGGCACCGAACGGCTTTGCCGGGGAGTTCGCC AGATTGAAAATCCAGTCGACCAGGTATCGTATGGAGAAGACCTTCCCCACCAAGACGGCAGAAAAACAGGACAACATCAAGAAGAACCGATACAAGGACATTGTTCCCT TTGACCACAGCAGAGTGAGGCTCACTCTCACCACGGCTGAAAATGACACGGACTACATCAACGCCAGTTTCATCGAG GGAGAGTCAGGTCCCCGGGCGTACATTGCCACTCAGGGTCCTCTGCCCCACACTGTGCTGGACTTCTTGAGGATGCTATGGGAATACGACGTAAAG GTGGTAGTGATGGCCTGTCGCGAGTTTGAGATGGCAAAG AAAAAGAGTGAACGCTACTGGCCACAGAAACAAGAGCAGCCGTTTGTTTGTGAGCCTTTCACAGTTTACTGT GATTCTGAGGAAAATAAAGGAGATTATTTGACAAGGATGTTAAGGTTGACTCACCGCAAT tgtagCCGAACTTTGACACAGCTGCACTATGTGAACTGGCCGGATCACGGCGTGCCAGACGCCATCCCTCCCATTCTGGAAATGTTGCAGGAGATGCGTTCCTACCAGGACCACGGCGACGTCCCGATCTGCATCCACTGCAG TGCTGGCTGCGGCAGAACAGGAGCCCTGTGTGCCATCGATTACACCTGGAACCTGTTGAAGAAGCAG ATGATCACTCCAGATTTCAACATCTACGACTTGGTTAAGAACATGAGAACCCAGAGGCCGTCGGTGGTTCAAACCAAG GAACAGTATGAGCTGGTGTACAGAACCATCAAGTTACTCTTTCAGAGACATCTGCAGTCCATGGATGcacagaaatgcaaaaatgag GTGACAATGGTCCCGTGTGCTGTCACGCCTGGCGCCGGGTACAAGCTCCTGGATCCGAGCCCGGAGTTGGTTTTGCTGCCAAAGTTGCGGCACCTGCGggatgaggagagggaagatgcaccaccaccaccaccaccaccaccccacccgCCTTTGCCCCAGGCGTCAGAGCTCCTCGCATTGCAAGCCAATGACGCGCCGATGGAGCGGCAACAAGGGCACCTGCTCCGGGCCTCTCCTGACACGGCGGTCACCAGCcaggtcctgcagcagcagggaccCAGGACCTCGCCCGCACTGGTGCACGCGAGCCAGGGAGCGGCTGCGGCGCGGGAGAGCGAGAGCGTCCCATCACCAAACCCTCTGCCCTCACCAGCTGTGGCAGAAGCCATGTGTGCGATGGTGGAGGACCCTTACTTCGACACCTTTATGAGCTCCCCGTCGCCAGAGGCGGTGCCCGCGGACTCCACCGAGGACACCAACCAGCCGACAGTCGGCCCGGTCTTCGGCGCACCCTCGCCGCCGCTGAACGACCGGACTCCGCGGCACATCCCTCGTGGCTCAG ATGCCGCTGAAGCTCACGCAGACGAGGAGGCACCTCCACCGCTTCCCGAACGAACCCCTGAATCCTATGTTCTGGCCGTGGACACAG ATCCCTCCGATCGTCTGTCGGTCATCATCCCAcctaatgctgctgctgaggctgtCAGGGGGTTAGGAG GCAGCCCCCCGTCGCCTGTCCCCCCACTTCCAGAGAGAACCCCAGAGTCATTTGAGCTGGATGTAGATCAAG CTACCGCGGAGCACATCGTGAAGGTCAGGCCGGTGGTGATTCTGAACCGAATAGGAACGTCCTCAGAATGGTCGGGTTACTCAGAGCCGGCTGCCGGTGCAGCCCAGCGCGAGACGACACCTTGGGTGAGGAGCAAG agtcAGAAGGTAAAAATGACtttcacag ctgcagacagcccgactccctccctccctgacaGAACCCCCGAGTCCTTCATCCTCAAAGCGGACACGA CAGCTCCAGAGGaaacctctgccttctgcctgCCGCCCATGGAGACGCGACGGGCCTCACCGAGGGCGGGCCGGTCCCACGAGTGGGACGGCAACTCTCAGCCCAAGAAATTCCTCGACGTTGTCATGAGCAGAAGCAAG agtGTTCGGGCCAAAGGTTCCAGGCAAG AGCCCCTCACTGCAGCTTGGCAGCTGGCTCCGCCCACTGTGGTCGTGACTGGAGCAGGAAGTG CTCAAGCGGAACAGCACGATGTGAACTGCGGGCCCTCGCTGGGCGCCGAGACGCCAGGAAACAACGCGGGCCGAGGCCACGAGAAGGGGATGTCAAGAACAAGG AGTCTGAAGTTTTTTAGACACAAGCAAAAAT CCCCCGTGGCCCCTCCAACACTTCTGAATCAACCGGCAGCACCACCTCCGACCTCATCGTCACTGTTCAACTTCG GATTTGGAAACCGGTTCAGGAAGCCAAAAGGCCCCCGGAGTTACCCGGAGAGCTGGTTTTGA
- the ptpn22 gene encoding tyrosine-protein phosphatase non-receptor type 22 isoform X2: MEEQQAWILRGFLLQLETQEAADEEAPNGFAGEFARLKIQSTRYRMEKTFPTKTAEKQDNIKKNRYKDIVPFDHSRVRLTLTTAENDTDYINASFIEGESGPRAYIATQGPLPHTVLDFLRMLWEYDVKVVVMACREFEMAKKKSERYWPQKQEQPFVCEPFTVYCDSEENKGDYLTRMLRLTHRNCSRTLTQLHYVNWPDHGVPDAIPPILEMLQEMRSYQDHGDVPICIHCSAGCGRTGALCAIDYTWNLLKKQMITPDFNIYDLVKNMRTQRPSVVQTKEQYELVYRTIKLLFQRHLQSMDAQKCKNEVTMVPCAVTPGAGYKLLDPSPELVLLPKLRHLRDEEREDAPPPPPPPPHPPLPQASELLALQANDAPMERQQGHLLRASPDTAVTSQVLQQQGPRTSPALVHASQGAAAARESESVPSPNPLPSPAVAEAMCAMVEDPYFDTFMSSPSPEAVPADSTEDTNQPTVGPVFGAPSPPLNDRTPRHIPRGSDAAEAHADEEAPPPLPERTPESYVLAVDTDPSDRLSVIIPPNAAAEAVRGLGGSPPSPVPPLPERTPESFELDVDQATAEHIVKVRPVVILNRIGTSSEWSGYSEPAAGAAQRETTPWVRSKSQKVKMTFTAADSPTPSLPDRTPESFILKADTTPEETSAFCLPPMETRRASPRAGRSHEWDGNSQPKKFLDVVMSRSKSVRAKGSRQEPLTAAWQLAPPTVVVTGAGSAQAEQHDVNCGPSLGAETPGNNAGRGHEKGMSRTRSLKFFRHKQKSPVAPPTLLNQPAAPPPTSSSLFNFGFGNRFRKPKGPRSYPESWF, translated from the exons atggaggagcagcaggcctGGATACTGAGGGGTTTCCTGCTCCAGCTGGAGACACAGGAGGCCGCGGATGAGGAGGCACCGAACGGCTTTGCCGGGGAGTTCGCC AGATTGAAAATCCAGTCGACCAGGTATCGTATGGAGAAGACCTTCCCCACCAAGACGGCAGAAAAACAGGACAACATCAAGAAGAACCGATACAAGGACATTGTTCCCT TTGACCACAGCAGAGTGAGGCTCACTCTCACCACGGCTGAAAATGACACGGACTACATCAACGCCAGTTTCATCGAG GGAGAGTCAGGTCCCCGGGCGTACATTGCCACTCAGGGTCCTCTGCCCCACACTGTGCTGGACTTCTTGAGGATGCTATGGGAATACGACGTAAAG GTGGTAGTGATGGCCTGTCGCGAGTTTGAGATGGCAAAG AAAAAGAGTGAACGCTACTGGCCACAGAAACAAGAGCAGCCGTTTGTTTGTGAGCCTTTCACAGTTTACTGT GATTCTGAGGAAAATAAAGGAGATTATTTGACAAGGATGTTAAGGTTGACTCACCGCAAT tgtagCCGAACTTTGACACAGCTGCACTATGTGAACTGGCCGGATCACGGCGTGCCAGACGCCATCCCTCCCATTCTGGAAATGTTGCAGGAGATGCGTTCCTACCAGGACCACGGCGACGTCCCGATCTGCATCCACTGCAG TGCTGGCTGCGGCAGAACAGGAGCCCTGTGTGCCATCGATTACACCTGGAACCTGTTGAAGAAGCAG ATGATCACTCCAGATTTCAACATCTACGACTTGGTTAAGAACATGAGAACCCAGAGGCCGTCGGTGGTTCAAACCAAG GAACAGTATGAGCTGGTGTACAGAACCATCAAGTTACTCTTTCAGAGACATCTGCAGTCCATGGATGcacagaaatgcaaaaatgag GTGACAATGGTCCCGTGTGCTGTCACGCCTGGCGCCGGGTACAAGCTCCTGGATCCGAGCCCGGAGTTGGTTTTGCTGCCAAAGTTGCGGCACCTGCGggatgaggagagggaagatgcaccaccaccaccaccaccaccaccccacccgCCTTTGCCCCAGGCGTCAGAGCTCCTCGCATTGCAAGCCAATGACGCGCCGATGGAGCGGCAACAAGGGCACCTGCTCCGGGCCTCTCCTGACACGGCGGTCACCAGCcaggtcctgcagcagcagggaccCAGGACCTCGCCCGCACTGGTGCACGCGAGCCAGGGAGCGGCTGCGGCGCGGGAGAGCGAGAGCGTCCCATCACCAAACCCTCTGCCCTCACCAGCTGTGGCAGAAGCCATGTGTGCGATGGTGGAGGACCCTTACTTCGACACCTTTATGAGCTCCCCGTCGCCAGAGGCGGTGCCCGCGGACTCCACCGAGGACACCAACCAGCCGACAGTCGGCCCGGTCTTCGGCGCACCCTCGCCGCCGCTGAACGACCGGACTCCGCGGCACATCCCTCGTGGCTCAG ATGCCGCTGAAGCTCACGCAGACGAGGAGGCACCTCCACCGCTTCCCGAACGAACCCCTGAATCCTATGTTCTGGCCGTGGACACAG ATCCCTCCGATCGTCTGTCGGTCATCATCCCAcctaatgctgctgctgaggctgtCAGGGGGTTAGGAG GCAGCCCCCCGTCGCCTGTCCCCCCACTTCCAGAGAGAACCCCAGAGTCATTTGAGCTGGATGTAGATCAAG CTACCGCGGAGCACATCGTGAAGGTCAGGCCGGTGGTGATTCTGAACCGAATAGGAACGTCCTCAGAATGGTCGGGTTACTCAGAGCCGGCTGCCGGTGCAGCCCAGCGCGAGACGACACCTTGGGTGAGGAGCAAG agtcAGAAGGTAAAAATGACtttcacag ctgcagacagcccgactccctccctccctgacaGAACCCCCGAGTCCTTCATCCTCAAAGCGGACACGA CTCCAGAGGaaacctctgccttctgcctgCCGCCCATGGAGACGCGACGGGCCTCACCGAGGGCGGGCCGGTCCCACGAGTGGGACGGCAACTCTCAGCCCAAGAAATTCCTCGACGTTGTCATGAGCAGAAGCAAG agtGTTCGGGCCAAAGGTTCCAGGCAAG AGCCCCTCACTGCAGCTTGGCAGCTGGCTCCGCCCACTGTGGTCGTGACTGGAGCAGGAAGTG CTCAAGCGGAACAGCACGATGTGAACTGCGGGCCCTCGCTGGGCGCCGAGACGCCAGGAAACAACGCGGGCCGAGGCCACGAGAAGGGGATGTCAAGAACAAGG AGTCTGAAGTTTTTTAGACACAAGCAAAAAT CCCCCGTGGCCCCTCCAACACTTCTGAATCAACCGGCAGCACCACCTCCGACCTCATCGTCACTGTTCAACTTCG GATTTGGAAACCGGTTCAGGAAGCCAAAAGGCCCCCGGAGTTACCCGGAGAGCTGGTTTTGA